Proteins encoded within one genomic window of Rhinoderma darwinii isolate aRhiDar2 chromosome 5, aRhiDar2.hap1, whole genome shotgun sequence:
- the KBTBD2 gene encoding kelch repeat and BTB domain-containing protein 2, with product MSTQDERQINTEYAVSLLEQLKLFYEQQLLTDIVLIVEGTEFPCHKMVLATCSSYFRAMFMSGLSESKQTHVHLRNVDAASLQIIITYAYTGNLAINESTVEQLYETACFLQVDDVLQLCREYLIKKVNAKNCVRLMSFADLFSCEELKQSAKRMVEHKFTSVYRQDAFMQLSSELLIDLVSSDNLNVEKEETVREAAMSWLDYNTVSRSQYLSTVLSHLRIDALSEVIQREWFQGLPPNDKSVVVQGLYKSMPKFFKPRLGMTKEETIIIMEAALENPGCYSTICYSPQAEKVYKLCNPPSELLKVGAVVSPDNDIYIAGGQVPLKNAKSNHNKPGKFPAAFRTVNSFYWFDAQQNTWIPKTPMLCARAKPPLVWCDGYIYAIGGDSVGGELNRRTVERYDCEKDEWTMVSPLPSAFQWSVAVVVHDCIYVMAYNLTYCFIPRSGIWVEMAQRQTSRCFASAAAFAGKIFYLGGLQTDNNSGVRLPSSTLDGSSVAVEVYDVHKNEWYMAANIPAKRYADPCVRAVVISNSLCVFIRETHMNEKAKYAIYQYDVDLDQWFLRQQISERVLWDLGKEFRCTVGKLYPSCLEVSPWKPLTHVFSQDGSDDFELDGNMVTLPPV from the exons ATGTCCACCCAGGACGAAAGGCAGATCAATACTGAATATGCGGTCTCCTTATTGGAACAGCTGAAATTGTTCTATGAACAGCAGTTGCTAACGGACATAGTGTTAATTGTTGAAGGCACTGAATTTCCATGTCACAAAATGGTTCTTGCTACATGCAGCTCCTATTTCAG gGCAATGTTTATGAGTGGACTGAGTGAAAGTAAGCAAACACATGTACATTTGAGAAACGTAGATGCAGCTTCTTTGCAGATTATTATAACATATGCATACACGGGTAATTTGGCAATAAATGAAAGCACTGTTGAGCAACTATATGAGACTGCGTGCTTCTTACAG GTGGATGATGTGTTGCAACTCTGTAGagaatatttaattaaaaaagtcAATGCCAAAAACTGTGTTCGGCTGATGAGTTTTGCTGATCTGTTCAGCTGTGAAGAGTTGAAGCAGAGCGCCAAAAGGATGGTAGAGCACAAGTTTACTAGTGTATATCGCCAGGATGCGTTTATGCAGCTATCGAGTGAACTTTTGATAGATCTTGTAAGCAGTGACAATCTGAATGTGGAAAAGGAAGAAACTGTTAGAGAGGCTGCAATGTCATGGCTAGATTACAACACCGTGTCACGCTCACAATACTTGTCCACCGTTCTAAGCCACCTACGTATTGATGCTCTATCGGAAGTTATTCAACGAGAATGGTTCCAAGGCTTGCCACCAAATGATAAATCTGTAGTAGTTCAAGGACTTTACAAATCAATGCCCAAATTCTTTAAACCAAGGCTTGGCATGACGAAAGAGGAGACTATTATAATAATGGAAGCTGCTCTGGAAAATCCAGGTTGTTACTCCACAATCTGTTACAGTCCTCAGGCAGAGAAGGTTTACAAGCTTTGCAATCCACCCTCTGAGCTACTTAAAGTGGGGGCTGTCGTGTCCCCTGATAATGATATTTATATTGCTGGAGGGCAAGTGCCCTTAAAGAATGCCAAAAGCAATCACAACAAGCCTGGTAAATTCCCGGCTGCTTTCAGGACTGTCAATAGTTTTTACTGGTTTGATGCCCAGCAGAATACTTGGATTCCAAAGACCCCCATGTTGTGTGCCCGTGCAAAGCCGCCTTTGGTGTGGTGTGATGGCTACATTTATGCAATAGGAGGAGATAGTGTAGGTGGAGAACTCAATCGAAGAACCGTTGAAAGATATGACTGTGAGAAGGATGAGTGGACAATGGTGAGCCCTCTTCCAAGTGCATTTCAGTGGAGTGTTGCTGTTGTTGTACACGATTGCATTTATGTAATGGCCTATAATCTGACGTATTGTTTCATTCCTCGGTCTGGTATCTGGGtagagatggcacagaggcaaacCAGTAGATGTTTTGCATCTGCTGCAGCCTTTGCTGGCAAAATCTTCTACCTCGGAGGCCTGCAAACAGATAACAACTCTGGAGTAAGACTACCATCCAGCACTTTGGATGGCTCTTCCGTTGCAGTTGAAGTCTACGATGTGCATAAGAACGAATGGTACATGGCAGCCAATATTCCCGCCAAACGATATGCTGATCCCTGTGTTCGAGCAGTGGTAATCTCTAATTCCTTGTGTGTGTTTATCAGAGAGACTCAcatgaatgaaaaagcaaaatATGCCATTTATCAATATGATGTGGACCTTGACCAGTGGTTTCTGCGCCAGCAGATATCAGAGCGTGTTCTTTGGGATTTAGGAAAAGAGTTTCGATGCACTGTAGGAAAGCTCTACCCATCATGTCTAGAAGTATCTCCATGGAAACCTCTAACACATGTTTTTTCACAAGATGGCTCAGATGACTTTGAACTTGATGGAAACATGGTTACATTACCCCCAGTATAG